In Sporichthya polymorpha DSM 43042, a genomic segment contains:
- the sucD gene encoding succinate--CoA ligase subunit alpha has product MAIFLNENSKIVVQGMTGSEGRKHTQRMLDSGSNIVGGVTPGKGGQKVEFNGAALPVYNSVAEAVSDGGANVSVVFVPPKFTKGAVIEAIDAGVPLIVVITEGVPVHDTASFHAYNQSKGAASRIIGPNCPGIISPGKSNAGIIPADITKAGRIGLVSKSGTLTYQMMYELRDIGFTTCVGIGGDPVIGTTHIDCLAAFQADPDTDAIVMIGEIGGDAEERAADFIAANVTKPVVAYVAGFTAPEGKTMGHAGAIVSGSSGTAQAKKEALEAIGVKVGKTPSETARLMREAVATL; this is encoded by the coding sequence GTGGCAATCTTCCTCAACGAAAACAGCAAGATCGTCGTTCAGGGCATGACGGGTTCCGAGGGGCGCAAGCACACCCAGCGGATGCTCGACTCCGGCTCGAACATCGTCGGCGGCGTCACCCCCGGCAAGGGCGGTCAGAAGGTCGAGTTCAACGGCGCGGCGCTGCCCGTCTACAACTCGGTCGCCGAGGCGGTCTCCGACGGCGGCGCGAACGTCTCCGTCGTCTTCGTCCCGCCGAAGTTCACCAAGGGCGCGGTCATCGAGGCGATCGACGCGGGCGTCCCGCTGATCGTCGTCATCACCGAGGGTGTGCCGGTCCACGACACCGCCAGCTTCCACGCCTACAACCAGAGCAAGGGCGCCGCGTCGCGGATCATCGGCCCGAACTGCCCGGGGATCATCTCGCCCGGGAAGTCGAACGCCGGCATCATCCCGGCCGACATCACCAAGGCCGGTCGCATCGGTCTCGTGTCGAAGTCCGGCACGCTGACCTACCAGATGATGTACGAGCTCCGGGACATCGGCTTCACCACCTGCGTCGGCATCGGTGGCGACCCGGTCATCGGCACCACGCACATCGACTGCCTCGCCGCCTTCCAGGCCGACCCCGACACCGACGCCATCGTGATGATCGGCGAGATCGGTGGCGACGCCGAGGAGCGCGCCGCGGACTTCATCGCCGCCAACGTGACCAAGCCGGTCGTCGCCTACGTCGCGGGCTTCACCGCCCCCGAGGGCAAGACCATGGGCCACGCCGGCGCGATCGTCTCCGGTTCCTCCGGCACCGCCCAGGCGAAGAAGGAGGCCCTCGAGGCCATCGGCGTCAAGGTCGGCAAGACCCCGTCCGAGACCGCCCGCCTCATGCGCGAGGCCGTCGCCACGCTGTGA
- a CDS encoding DUF6350 family protein, with amino-acid sequence MVSLDAGPRLRSARPGSGRETPRPRWLLAAGAGAAALGAAVGTALLSAITVLLWAAGPIVSDGVSAAPFRGAATLWLMGQRAPIESGTYELVLPPLLITAVVVVLTVRLAGWAARATAAHELAPAAMVGGGVLLGHATAAGVAAWVSARAGAGVDLSDALRAALILGVPCVIAGVVPQTWPWAIAVARVGDRVRTAARAAGFGALALAAGGAAALVLSLIVHAGEFSDVLGLVGGGVNGGVGVVLLCLALLPNAVLWVISLAAGPGFALGADGGLSLTGEMHGDALPALPLLAALPGAGPLPGYAWLLVAVPVGAGGVVGWFARPAGGRRRGWREELATAAVAGVVLGLGAGVLAGFSAGGAGGRLDEFGPNGLLVGVLLAAQLAAAAVVLAAGRIGWEHYRQPIERVAGRTMMPMPRIPTQKQPAQKQPAHKQPAQKKPGAEPKPAAEPKPTVERTADGSAGTPIEVVAAADVDDLADDDGAGPQSDAVEANPEDQPRGD; translated from the coding sequence ATGGTCAGTCTCGACGCCGGGCCGCGGCTTCGTTCCGCCCGTCCCGGATCCGGTCGGGAGACGCCCCGCCCGCGTTGGCTGCTCGCCGCGGGGGCCGGGGCCGCTGCCCTGGGGGCCGCGGTGGGGACCGCGCTGCTCTCGGCGATCACCGTCCTGCTCTGGGCGGCCGGGCCGATCGTCTCCGACGGCGTCAGTGCCGCGCCCTTCCGCGGGGCCGCCACGCTCTGGCTGATGGGTCAGCGCGCCCCCATCGAGAGCGGCACCTACGAGCTCGTGCTGCCGCCGCTGCTGATCACCGCGGTCGTGGTCGTGCTGACGGTCCGCCTGGCCGGCTGGGCCGCCCGCGCCACCGCGGCCCACGAGCTCGCCCCCGCGGCGATGGTCGGGGGCGGCGTCCTGCTCGGGCACGCCACCGCGGCCGGGGTCGCGGCCTGGGTGAGCGCCCGGGCCGGCGCCGGGGTCGACCTGTCCGACGCACTGCGGGCCGCGCTGATCCTCGGCGTCCCGTGCGTGATCGCCGGCGTTGTGCCGCAGACCTGGCCCTGGGCCATCGCCGTTGCCCGCGTCGGGGACCGGGTGCGCACCGCCGCCCGGGCCGCGGGATTCGGCGCGCTGGCTCTCGCCGCGGGTGGCGCCGCGGCACTGGTGCTCTCGCTGATCGTCCACGCCGGTGAGTTCTCGGACGTGCTGGGCCTCGTCGGCGGCGGCGTGAACGGCGGCGTCGGCGTCGTGCTGCTCTGCCTGGCGCTGCTGCCCAACGCCGTGCTGTGGGTGATCTCGCTGGCCGCCGGCCCCGGGTTCGCGCTCGGCGCCGACGGCGGGCTCAGTCTCACCGGGGAGATGCACGGCGACGCGCTGCCCGCCCTGCCGCTGCTCGCCGCCCTGCCGGGCGCGGGCCCGCTGCCGGGGTACGCGTGGCTGCTGGTGGCGGTCCCGGTCGGCGCCGGCGGCGTCGTCGGCTGGTTCGCCCGTCCGGCGGGTGGCCGGCGCCGGGGGTGGCGCGAGGAGCTCGCGACCGCCGCGGTGGCCGGGGTCGTCCTCGGCCTGGGCGCCGGCGTGCTGGCGGGCTTCTCCGCCGGTGGCGCCGGGGGCCGCCTCGACGAGTTCGGCCCGAACGGGCTGCTCGTCGGCGTCCTGCTCGCCGCGCAGCTCGCCGCCGCGGCCGTGGTCCTCGCCGCGGGCCGCATCGGCTGGGAGCACTACCGGCAGCCGATCGAGCGCGTCGCGGGCCGCACGATGATGCCGATGCCGCGGATCCCGACCCAGAAGCAGCCGGCCCAGAAGCAGCCGGCCCACAAGCAGCCGGCCCAGAAGAAGCCCGGGGCCGAGCCGAAGCCCGCGGCCGAGCCGAAGCCGACGGTGGAGCGCACCGCGGACGGCTCGGCCGGGACCCCGATCGAGGTCGTGGCGGCTGCTGACGTCGACGACCTGGCGGACGACGACGGCGCCGGACCGCAGTCCGACGCCGTCGAGGCCAATCCCGAGGACCAGCCCCGCGGCGACTAG
- the purN gene encoding phosphoribosylglycinamide formyltransferase, with translation MAGAVAQVGVSASGSTPGAARLVVLVSGSGTNLQALLDACADPAYGATVVAVGADRTDIEGLRRAEKVGVPTFVCRVGDHPTRSDWDAALTAAVAAHEPDLVVSAGFMKILGATFLDRFSGRCVNTHPALLPAFPGAHGVRDALAYGVRVTGCTVHLVDAGVDTGPIVAQAAVEVLDDDDEDSLHERIKTVERGLLVEIVGRMAREGFVLDGRRVRFGTAASN, from the coding sequence ATGGCAGGAGCAGTCGCGCAGGTGGGAGTCTCGGCGTCCGGCTCTACCCCGGGGGCAGCCCGCCTCGTCGTGCTGGTCAGCGGGTCCGGCACCAATCTGCAGGCGCTGCTCGATGCCTGCGCCGACCCGGCGTACGGCGCCACCGTGGTGGCGGTGGGCGCGGACCGGACCGACATCGAGGGTCTGCGCCGGGCGGAGAAGGTCGGCGTGCCGACGTTCGTCTGCCGCGTCGGTGATCACCCCACGCGGTCGGACTGGGACGCTGCGTTGACCGCCGCGGTCGCGGCGCACGAGCCGGACCTCGTCGTGTCCGCCGGCTTCATGAAGATCCTGGGCGCGACGTTCCTGGACCGGTTCTCCGGTCGCTGCGTGAACACGCACCCCGCGCTGCTGCCGGCGTTCCCCGGCGCCCACGGGGTCCGGGACGCCCTCGCCTACGGTGTCCGGGTGACCGGGTGCACCGTGCACCTCGTCGACGCGGGCGTCGACACCGGCCCGATCGTGGCCCAGGCCGCGGTCGAGGTCCTCGACGACGACGACGAGGACTCGCTGCACGAACGCATCAAGACCGTCGAGCGCGGCCTGCTGGTCGAGATCGTCGGTCGCATGGCCCGCGAAGGATTCGTGCTGGACGGCCGCCGGGTGCGGTTCGGCACGGCAGCATCGAACTGA
- the purH gene encoding bifunctional phosphoribosylaminoimidazolecarboxamide formyltransferase/IMP cyclohydrolase, which translates to MSDGRRPVRRALISVYDKTGLTELAQGLHAAGVSIVSTGSTGSRIAEAGVPVTKVEELTGFPECLDGRVKTLHPRVHAGILADLRLEAHAAQLGELGVEPFELVVVNLYPFQATVASGASPDECVEQIDIGGPSMVRAAAKNHPSVAVVVDPKRYTDVLAAVAEGGFTLEARRLLAVAAFQHTAEYDVAVASWLGSQYKEDPESPWPNWAGATWTRSAVLRYGENPHQQAALYASDAGGLAVAEQLHGKEMSYNNYVDTDAARRAAYDFADPCVAIIKHANPCGIAIGADVAEAHRKAHECDPVSAFGGVIATNVPVTAAMAEQVAEIFTEVICAPDFEPAALDILRSKKNLRLLKAAPIQPGRAAEFRPISGGVLLQTMDKLDAPGDAPANWTLACGEPASPEQLVDLAFAWRAIRSVKSNAILLAKGGATVGVGMGQVNRVDSARLSVARAGERAAGSVAASDAFFPFPDGLQVLIDAGVAAVVQPGGSVRDEEVITAARAAGITMYLTGTRHFAH; encoded by the coding sequence ATGAGTGACGGACGGCGGCCGGTTCGACGGGCCTTGATCAGCGTCTACGACAAGACCGGTCTGACCGAGCTGGCCCAGGGGCTGCACGCGGCCGGGGTCTCCATCGTGTCGACCGGGTCGACCGGGTCGAGGATCGCCGAGGCCGGCGTCCCGGTGACGAAGGTCGAGGAGCTCACCGGGTTCCCGGAGTGCCTCGACGGCCGGGTGAAGACGCTGCACCCGCGCGTCCACGCGGGCATCCTCGCCGACCTCCGGCTCGAGGCCCACGCCGCGCAGCTCGGCGAGCTCGGCGTGGAGCCGTTCGAGCTCGTCGTCGTGAACCTGTACCCGTTCCAGGCCACGGTCGCCTCCGGCGCGAGCCCCGACGAGTGCGTCGAGCAGATCGACATCGGTGGCCCGTCGATGGTCCGCGCCGCGGCGAAGAACCACCCGAGCGTCGCGGTCGTCGTCGACCCGAAGCGCTACACCGACGTGCTGGCGGCCGTCGCCGAGGGCGGCTTCACGCTCGAGGCGCGCCGGCTGCTGGCCGTCGCCGCGTTCCAGCACACCGCCGAGTACGACGTCGCCGTCGCCTCGTGGCTGGGTTCGCAGTACAAGGAGGACCCGGAGTCCCCGTGGCCGAACTGGGCCGGCGCGACCTGGACCCGCTCCGCCGTCCTGCGCTACGGCGAGAACCCGCACCAGCAGGCCGCGCTGTACGCCTCCGACGCCGGTGGCCTTGCCGTCGCCGAGCAGCTGCACGGCAAGGAGATGTCCTACAACAACTACGTCGACACCGACGCGGCCCGCCGCGCGGCGTACGACTTCGCCGACCCCTGCGTCGCGATCATCAAGCACGCCAACCCGTGCGGCATCGCGATCGGCGCGGACGTCGCCGAGGCGCATCGCAAGGCGCACGAGTGCGACCCGGTCTCCGCGTTCGGCGGCGTGATCGCCACCAACGTCCCGGTCACCGCGGCGATGGCCGAGCAGGTCGCCGAGATCTTCACCGAGGTGATCTGCGCGCCCGACTTCGAACCGGCCGCTCTGGACATCCTGCGGTCGAAGAAGAACCTCCGCCTCCTCAAGGCCGCGCCGATCCAGCCGGGCCGCGCCGCGGAGTTCCGGCCGATCTCCGGCGGCGTGCTGCTGCAGACCATGGACAAGCTCGACGCCCCCGGCGACGCCCCGGCCAACTGGACGCTGGCGTGCGGCGAGCCCGCCTCGCCGGAGCAGCTGGTCGACCTCGCCTTCGCGTGGCGGGCGATCCGCTCGGTGAAGTCCAACGCGATCCTGCTCGCCAAGGGCGGCGCCACCGTCGGCGTCGGCATGGGCCAGGTCAACCGCGTCGACTCCGCCCGGCTGTCCGTCGCCCGCGCCGGGGAGCGCGCCGCCGGCTCCGTCGCCGCCTCCGACGCGTTCTTCCCGTTCCCCGACGGTCTCCAGGTGCTGATCGACGCCGGCGTCGCCGCCGTCGTCCAGCCCGGCGGCTCGGTCCGGGACGAGGAGGTCATCACCGCCGCCCGGGCCGCCGGGATCACGATGTACCTCACCGGGACGCGCCACTTCGCCCACTGA
- a CDS encoding bifunctional methylenetetrahydrofolate dehydrogenase/methenyltetrahydrofolate cyclohydrolase, with the protein MTAKILDGKATAAAIRAELTQRVAKLAENGITPGLGTVLVGDDPGSHSYVAGKHRDCAEIGIASIRRDLPATATQAEVEQAVAELNADPACTGFIVQLPLPKGLDANRVLGLIDPDKDADGLHPVNLGKLVLGEPAPLPCTPRGIVELLTRYVIPIAGAEVVVVGRGVTVGRPLGLLLTRKSENATVTLCHTGTRDLAAHVRRGDIVVAAAGVRGLVTADMLKPGAVVLDVGTSRSEDGKLVGDVDPAATEVAGWIAPMPGGVGPMTRAMLVDNVVLAAEQSVSQRAAGI; encoded by the coding sequence GTGACGGCGAAGATCCTGGACGGTAAGGCAACCGCGGCGGCGATCCGGGCGGAGCTCACCCAGCGGGTGGCGAAGCTTGCGGAGAACGGCATCACGCCCGGACTCGGCACGGTGCTGGTCGGCGACGACCCGGGCAGCCATTCGTACGTGGCGGGCAAGCACCGCGACTGCGCGGAGATCGGCATCGCCAGCATCCGCCGCGACCTGCCCGCGACCGCGACGCAGGCCGAGGTGGAGCAGGCCGTCGCGGAGCTGAACGCCGACCCGGCGTGCACCGGCTTCATCGTCCAGCTGCCGCTGCCGAAGGGTCTGGACGCGAACCGGGTGCTCGGTCTGATCGACCCGGACAAGGACGCCGACGGCCTGCACCCGGTGAACCTCGGCAAGCTCGTGCTGGGCGAACCGGCGCCGCTGCCGTGCACGCCGCGCGGCATCGTCGAGCTGCTCACGCGCTACGTCATCCCGATCGCCGGTGCCGAGGTCGTCGTGGTCGGCCGTGGTGTCACGGTCGGCCGGCCGCTCGGGCTGCTGCTGACCCGCAAGTCCGAGAACGCGACCGTGACCCTGTGCCACACGGGCACCCGCGACCTGGCCGCCCACGTGCGCCGGGGCGACATCGTCGTGGCCGCCGCCGGCGTCCGGGGCCTGGTCACCGCCGACATGCTGAAGCCGGGCGCGGTCGTGCTCGACGTCGGCACCTCCCGCTCGGAGGACGGCAAGCTCGTCGGTGACGTCGACCCCGCCGCGACCGAGGTCGCCGGCTGGATCGCTCCGATGCCCGGCGGCGTCGGCCCGATGACGCGCGCGATGCTCGTGGACAACGTCGTGCTCGCCGCGGAGCAGTCGGTTTCGCAGCGCGCCGCCGGGATCTGA